One window from the genome of Equus quagga isolate Etosha38 chromosome 6, UCLA_HA_Equagga_1.0, whole genome shotgun sequence encodes:
- the CDC16 gene encoding cell division cycle protein 16 homolog isoform X1, which yields MNLERLRKRVRQYLDQQQYQSALFWADKVASLSHEEPQDIYWLAQCLYLTAQYHRAAHALRSRKLDKLYEACRYLAARCHYAAKEHQQALDILDMEEPINKRLFEKYLKDESGLKDPSSDWEMSQSSIKSSICLLRGKIYDALDNRTLATYSYKEALKLDVYCFEAFDLLTSHHMLTAQEEKELLESLPLSKLCTEEQELLRFLFENKLKKYNKPSETVIPQSADGLQENLDVVVSLAERHYYNCDFKMCYKLTSVVMEKDPFHANCLPVHIGTLVELNKANELFYLSHKLVDLYPSNPVSWFAVGCYYLMVGHKNEHARRYLSKATTLEKTYGPAWIAYGHSFAVESEHDQAMAAYFTAAQLMKGCHLPMLYIGLEYGLTNNSKLAERFFGQALSVAPEDPFVMHEVGVVAFQNGEWKTAEKWFLDALEKIKAIGNEVTVDKWEPLLNNLGHVCRKLKKYAEALDYHRQALVLIPQNASTYSAIGYIHSLMGNFENAVDYFHTALGLRRDDTFSVTMLGHCIEMYIGDSEAYIGADIKDKLKCYDFDVHTMKTLRNIISPPWDFREFEVEKQTAEETGLAPLETSRKTPDSRPSLEETFEIEMNESDMMLETSMSDHST from the exons ATGAACCTGGAGCGGTTGCGGAAGCGTGTGCGGCAGTACCTGGACCAG CAACAGTATCAAAGTGCTTTATTTTGGGCAGATAAAGTAGCCTCACTCTCTCATG AGGAGCCCCAGGACATTTACTGGTTGGCTCAGTGTCTTTACCTGACAGCACAGTATCATAGAGCGGCTCATGCGCTTCGGTCACGAAAACTGGACAAA TTGTATGAAGCATGTCGTTATCTTGCAGCTAGATGCCAT TATGCTGCAAAAGAGCATCAGCAGGCTCTTGATATTCTTGACATGGAGGAGCCAATCAACAAAAGactatttgaaaaatacttaaaggATGAAAGTGGCTTGAAAGACCCCTCCAGTGACTGGGAGATGTCACAGTCCTCA ATAAAGAGTTCTATTTGTCTTTTACGAGGGAAAATCTATGATGCTCTGGATAACCGAACCCTAGCGACCTACAGCTATAAAGAAGCTTTGAAGCTCGATGTCTACTGTTTTGAAGCATTTGATCTTTTAACGTCACACCACATGTTGACAGCCCAAGAAG aaaaagaacttcTTGAGTCACTACCTCTTAGCAAGCTCTGTACTGAGGAACAGGAATTGCTACGTTTTCTATTTGAGAACAAATTAAAGAAG TATAATAAGCCTAGTGAAACTGTCATCCCTCAGTCTGCAGATGGTTTGCAGGAGAATCTGGATGTGGTCGTGTCTTTAGCTGAAAGGCATTATTATAactgtgattttaaaatgtgctacAAACTTACTTCTGT AGTAATGGAAAAAGATCCTTTCCATGCAAATTGTTTACCTGTACATATAGGGACACTTGTGGAGCTGAATAAAGCAAatg AACTTTTCTATCTCTCTCATAAATTGGTGGATTTATATCCTAGTAATCCT GTATCTTGGTTTGCAGTGGGATGCTATTATCTCATGGTTGGTCATAAAAATGAACATGCCAGAAGATATCTCAG CAAAGCTACGACTCTTGAGAAGACCTACGGGCCCGCGTGGATCGCGTATGGGCACTCGTTCGCGGTGGAGAGCGAGCACGACCAGGCAATGGCTGCGTACTTCACAGCGGCACAGCTGATGAAAGG gTGCCATTTGCCAATGCTCTATATCGGATTAGAATACGGATTGACCAATAACTCAAAATTGGCTGAAAGATTCTTTGGCCAAGCTCTAAGTGTTGCACCAGAAGACCCTTTTGTTATGCACGAGGTTGGAGTGGTTGCGTTTCAAAATGGAGA atggaaaacagcagaaaaatgGTTTCTCGAtgctttggaaaaaattaaagcaattggGAATGAG GTGACAGTTGACAAATGGGAACCTTTGTTGAACAACTTGGGGCACGTCTGCAGAAAACTTAA AAAGTATGCCGAGGCGTTGGACTACCATCGCCAGGCACTGGTGTTGATTCCTCAGAACGCCTCCACCTATTCTGCCATAGGCTACATCCATAGTCTGATGGGCAACTTCGAAAACGCCGTGGACTATTTCCACACA GCCCTTGGTCTTAGGCGAGATGACACGTTTTCTGTTACAATGCTTGGTCATTGCATTGAGATGTACATTGGTGATTCTGAAGCTTATATTG GAGCAGACATTAAAGACAAGTTAAAATGCTATGACTTTGATGTGCATACGATGAAGACACTGAGAAACATTATTTCACCTCCCTGGGATTTCAGGGAATTTGAAGTAGAGAAACAGACTGCGGAAGAGACAGGGCTTGCACCCCTGGAAACCTCAAGGAAAACACCAGATTCCAGACCCTCCTTGGAAGAAACCTTTGaaattgaaatgaatgaaagtgaCATGATGTTAGAGACATCTATGTCAGACCACAGTACGTGA
- the CDC16 gene encoding cell division cycle protein 16 homolog isoform X2 has protein sequence MEEPINKRLFEKYLKDESGLKDPSSDWEMSQSSIKSSICLLRGKIYDALDNRTLATYSYKEALKLDVYCFEAFDLLTSHHMLTAQEEKELLESLPLSKLCTEEQELLRFLFENKLKKYNKPSETVIPQSADGLQENLDVVVSLAERHYYNCDFKMCYKLTSVVMEKDPFHANCLPVHIGTLVELNKANELFYLSHKLVDLYPSNPVSWFAVGCYYLMVGHKNEHARRYLSKATTLEKTYGPAWIAYGHSFAVESEHDQAMAAYFTAAQLMKGCHLPMLYIGLEYGLTNNSKLAERFFGQALSVAPEDPFVMHEVGVVAFQNGEWKTAEKWFLDALEKIKAIGNEVTVDKWEPLLNNLGHVCRKLKKYAEALDYHRQALVLIPQNASTYSAIGYIHSLMGNFENAVDYFHTALGLRRDDTFSVTMLGHCIEMYIGDSEAYIGADIKDKLKCYDFDVHTMKTLRNIISPPWDFREFEVEKQTAEETGLAPLETSRKTPDSRPSLEETFEIEMNESDMMLETSMSDHST, from the exons ATGGAGGAGCCAATCAACAAAAGactatttgaaaaatacttaaaggATGAAAGTGGCTTGAAAGACCCCTCCAGTGACTGGGAGATGTCACAGTCCTCA ATAAAGAGTTCTATTTGTCTTTTACGAGGGAAAATCTATGATGCTCTGGATAACCGAACCCTAGCGACCTACAGCTATAAAGAAGCTTTGAAGCTCGATGTCTACTGTTTTGAAGCATTTGATCTTTTAACGTCACACCACATGTTGACAGCCCAAGAAG aaaaagaacttcTTGAGTCACTACCTCTTAGCAAGCTCTGTACTGAGGAACAGGAATTGCTACGTTTTCTATTTGAGAACAAATTAAAGAAG TATAATAAGCCTAGTGAAACTGTCATCCCTCAGTCTGCAGATGGTTTGCAGGAGAATCTGGATGTGGTCGTGTCTTTAGCTGAAAGGCATTATTATAactgtgattttaaaatgtgctacAAACTTACTTCTGT AGTAATGGAAAAAGATCCTTTCCATGCAAATTGTTTACCTGTACATATAGGGACACTTGTGGAGCTGAATAAAGCAAatg AACTTTTCTATCTCTCTCATAAATTGGTGGATTTATATCCTAGTAATCCT GTATCTTGGTTTGCAGTGGGATGCTATTATCTCATGGTTGGTCATAAAAATGAACATGCCAGAAGATATCTCAG CAAAGCTACGACTCTTGAGAAGACCTACGGGCCCGCGTGGATCGCGTATGGGCACTCGTTCGCGGTGGAGAGCGAGCACGACCAGGCAATGGCTGCGTACTTCACAGCGGCACAGCTGATGAAAGG gTGCCATTTGCCAATGCTCTATATCGGATTAGAATACGGATTGACCAATAACTCAAAATTGGCTGAAAGATTCTTTGGCCAAGCTCTAAGTGTTGCACCAGAAGACCCTTTTGTTATGCACGAGGTTGGAGTGGTTGCGTTTCAAAATGGAGA atggaaaacagcagaaaaatgGTTTCTCGAtgctttggaaaaaattaaagcaattggGAATGAG GTGACAGTTGACAAATGGGAACCTTTGTTGAACAACTTGGGGCACGTCTGCAGAAAACTTAA AAAGTATGCCGAGGCGTTGGACTACCATCGCCAGGCACTGGTGTTGATTCCTCAGAACGCCTCCACCTATTCTGCCATAGGCTACATCCATAGTCTGATGGGCAACTTCGAAAACGCCGTGGACTATTTCCACACA GCCCTTGGTCTTAGGCGAGATGACACGTTTTCTGTTACAATGCTTGGTCATTGCATTGAGATGTACATTGGTGATTCTGAAGCTTATATTG GAGCAGACATTAAAGACAAGTTAAAATGCTATGACTTTGATGTGCATACGATGAAGACACTGAGAAACATTATTTCACCTCCCTGGGATTTCAGGGAATTTGAAGTAGAGAAACAGACTGCGGAAGAGACAGGGCTTGCACCCCTGGAAACCTCAAGGAAAACACCAGATTCCAGACCCTCCTTGGAAGAAACCTTTGaaattgaaatgaatgaaagtgaCATGATGTTAGAGACATCTATGTCAGACCACAGTACGTGA